A stretch of DNA from Pseudorca crassidens isolate mPseCra1 chromosome X, mPseCra1.hap1, whole genome shotgun sequence:
TCCAAAAACAAAATTGTGGTTAATTATTGAAATGTCAGGAATTGAAAATAACTTAATTATTCATTGGTGGTAAATTTGGAACTTTGTGAGATTAATTAACTCTTTCAAAGCCTTAGAGAATAGTAGCATACTTTTACTTGTAATTACATATTGTGTTCCTAATGTACTTAAAGGCACAGTATTACGTCTAAAGAGTTAATATGACACCCAAACTACTTACTAGTTAAAAGAGGAATGtggtttaaaatttctatttaagcAGTACCTTACTTTTATGGTGCGTTACATTCCTGGAAAATACACAAAAGCATGTGAGGAGAAACTGATTTTCTTATAGAAGCAATTTTATAATAAGTGAGTTCAATTTTCAAATAAGAGAATGatgcttaatatttttttataaaaatgaccTCATGTTCCATAAAGATTATCTATCAATTTAATCTATGATAAATGTTATATCTATAGTCTGTACTAGTAATTAAAGTTTTCTAAAAGTAAACAACATAACCAATCATGCATAAACTGTATTTAAGATCATATAGATTATTGTACAACTTTACTATATTCCTCaaaatccctttctttttttaaaccaaaactaTCACAAAACTAAAGAGTATTTCATTAAGGTTATGAGATTCTGAATGGTTAATAATTGGATTGTGACACACGTCTTACAGAGATTTTGGGGAAATGTACAGCTTTTTTAGTTGACTTCTTGAAAAGCTGATTCAAGGATATATGTCTGCTATCCTCTTTGTCACACAGAATGTCCTTGCTCAAATTGGTCATTGTAATACCTTAAAGTAGCCTCACCTATTTCTTGAACTGTTATTTCATTAGATCAAGCACTGTTACCTTTCCCCCTAACATTATATAAGGCAATCCAGCCTTTAAAGTTCAAGAATGAATCATTGCTTGTTTTGaagttatctttttctctctcattacaATAGAGATTCACATGTCAGAAAAGGCCCAAAGATTCCTCTTTAATGGTGGACAGATGAAATTTAATTTGTTCGCAAACCCACACATCTGGTGCTTGAAGCACAGCCTCTTGTCAACAACGTGAAAGGAGGGAATATGAAGTGTGACTATTTGGAACTGAGGTTCCTTTTGTTCACAAAGATAACAGGATGTGTAGTTCCAAGTGGATTTCTTTCACAATAATCTCCTTAGAGTAGGATTGCCTATGAATATCTGGAAACCCTCTTTAGGCTATGCCTTTAGATTTTGGTTAataaagcacacacaaaaaaagtttcaTTACTTTATAATTACAGAACTCTCTTCTTCCCTagaaaacttttgttttttttttccttttaatttctcctttttcagttgtCCCTACTTCCTCTTCCATAGACATTGTATTCAAATGGATATCTGAGGACTACcacttcccttctcctccctgcaCACCAAATGTCTATGCTACTTAAACTGCAGGAATAAAAAAACTGAGAgtgatgatgggcttccctggtggcgcagtggttgagagtccgcctgccgatgcaggggacatgggttcatgccccagtccgggaagatcccacatgccgcagagcgactaggcctgtgagccatggccgctgagcctgcgtgtccggagcctgtgctccacaacgggagaggccacaacagtgagaggcccatgtaccacaaaaaaaaaaataataataataataaataaaaaatgagagtGATGGATTGAGCTTCATAAATGCCAACCCAAGAATCTGAGGATTGCTTGCATTTAAAACCTCCATAGTAATTCTGAAACAGTAgccataacctttaaaaaaaaatgaagatgagaTTTCCAGAAAGAGGACATAAACTTTTCTGTCATTCATTTATGATGTGATAATATTATGCTTCCAATACAATTCTGTAAGCTCTGCTCATAGAGAAGTTTCTTAATAAACACAAATCTGTTCAGAGCGATGCATAGTAATGTTTAAGAAGAAAGGTTGGGTGAActcaaaaaaatctaaattttacaGAATGCTTATTTTCCAgccttatagattttttttctttcttccatttatgGGTTTATATTACCAACATTAAGACTTAAGTATATTTTGTGTTAATAATGAACTACTTGTGTGTCCTATACCCCTGATCATCAGGACTCTGTAGTTTGGGACAGTATTAGAAAAACCTATTTATTATTTGATACCTTGCAACCTGAAGCCTGACACACCATCCCCACAAGCCACAGGCTTTTCAAATAATCTTCAAAAAATTGTATAGAAATGATCTTGGTCTTGGATGGCTTAAATTTAGTCTGTGTTTTCACCATTCAAACCAAGTTTAGCATTAACCTAGTGAATAATAACACAAATAGAGGTAATAATTTAAGCATATGTCGTGTATTCAGGACAAATTTTGCTCACCACTGATTATCTCCAGGGAAGTTGTTTCATCTGTCTGAggttccatttattcatttgtataaCCTTCCACAACTTATTAGAAGAGCTAGATGAGATGCTATATGTGAAAGTACCCAGGAAAGTGGTAACCCAGAATACAATAGACATCCAACATATTttcaatgaatgaacaaattccCATGCCCTTTATTCAATAAGAGGTCTGTGCCCTAAAATTGATGCACATGTTGCTTCAACATTCACACCCCCTTGCCTGTGCATTTATACCTTAGAAAGACTGGAGATTTTTTTGCTCTCATTCACAAATAATGGTCTTCGTATGAAAGAGATTTGTTTTTACATTCTGGAAAAGATTCATGCATTTATTGTATCATTAACAACATCACATTTAATAAAGAAAGGTTTAAGATAAAATATCcaatttccatttgtttaaaaCATCTGTAAAGCCTTGATCTAGATCTCTTAAGTAAGAAAGTGCCTTGAATTTCAAAGAGGAAACATACAACTcccatcttcccttcctctcccacatTTTTCACACTCTCCCTGCACCATCACAACCCTGTGAGCACAACTATTTCTGTTGTTCCCAAAGTTCAATTAACAAAATTGTCTGGCTGGTCATTTCCACCTTTGGAAAAAGCCAGGAAACATAGTTAAACAAAGCCATAATCAaagagctattttatttttaaccaatcATTGATGAACCACTCTCCCTGCTCATTAGGTGGGAACGAGTCACGGAGCTGCCATGGCGGGATAGTTGGTCACGAAACTCTGAGGCCATGAAGTAGTAGAGAATTGGATCCAAAAGGCAGCAAAGACTTGCAAGGCATAGACAAAAAGGGTGGAAATACAGTGAGCTTTGGACAATGGGACAACTGCTAATGATGGTTTCCTTTACCATggtgtaaaaaataaagttaatatgaTAGGGAGTGAAACAGATGAAGAAGACTGCAGCACACATGTAAACCATCCGCAGTGCTTTCTGTCTCTCACTGATTCCCTGGAAAGCCACTGGTGGTTGTCGCAAGGATATAGTGGTTTTCCAGGTACACCATGCAATGATGACTACTGGGATCACAAATCCTGCCAGCTCAGCAGCTGTAATCATCCCAACCAAAGCCATTGCATTCATTTTCCTGTAACCAAGATCAGCAAAGCAGGACTCAGTGTTGTTGGCTAAGTCTGTGCTTCTCATGATGGGAAATGGCAAACAGGCAGTCCCCACGATGACCCAGATGGCAGCACTGATGCCCACATCATACCTACGCTTCCAGTCTCTGGCCCTGAAAGGCTTGAGGAGAAAGAAGCACCTCTGAAGGCTGATGCATGTCAGGAAACAAATGCTGGCATACATGTTGAGATACTTTAGGTAGAAGCACAGCAGGCAAAGGGCCCTCTGGAAAGGCCAGTGGTGGCTGATGTAATAGTAAATCCGGAGGGGTAAGGACAGCACATGAGCAAGGTCAGCCACAGAGAGGTTGATCATGAAAatgatggctttatttttcttgctgatgaAGCGGCACAGAACCCACAAGGCTGCACTGTTGGCCAGTAGACCAGGGATGAATATGAGGATGTAGGTGGTGGCATAGAGGGAGTATTGAAATGTCAAATTAGTGACATTGCAGTGATTCTCAGCATTGCTGGTACTGTTGCTGCCCATCTTGAATATTTCAGTATATTCATCAAGGTAAGCCGTGAAGTTATGATCCctgcccaaaacaaaacaaaacaaaaaagaaagaaaaagggtatAATGGTTAACCAGTACTATAGCTGACacccagaatttttttaaattgaaatatagttgatttacaaagtttcaggtgtacagcaaagtgattaagttatatcagattcttttccattacagggtattacaagatattgaatatagttccctgtgctacacagtaggtccttttttttaatctattttatatacagtagtgtgtaccccttaatctcaaattcctaatttatccctctctccctttcccctcttgtaactgtaagtttgttttctatgtctgtgagtttatttctgttttgtaaataagttcatttgtaccattgttttagattctacatggaagtgatatcatatcatatttggttttctctgtctgacttacgtcactcagtatggtaatctctaggtccatgtatgttgctacaaatggcattatttcattctttttatggctgagtaagatttatatatatatatatatatatatatatatatatatacacacacacacacacaactatatatatattatatatatatattatatatatatatataatatatatatatatatacaaccacATCTTCACCCATTCATCTGtaaatagacacttaggttgctcccatgtcttgtcttttgtaaatagtgctgctatgaacattggggtgcatgtacctttttgaattagagtttttggcttttctggatatatgcacagaagtgggattgctggatcatatgataaccatttttggttttcttaaggagcctccatactgttctccatagtgggtgtaccaatttacatgcccacctacagtgtaggagggttcccttttctctatgccctctccaatatttattatttgtagactttttgatgataaccattgtgaccagtgtgaggtgagacctcaaggaaacacaaaagactcagaatagacaaacaaccttgagaaagaaatgtgctggaggaggagcttcaagatggcggaagagtaagacgcggagatcaccttcctctccacaaatacatcagaaatacatctacatgtggaacagctcctacagaacacctactgaacactggcagaagacctcagacctcccaaaaggcaagaaactcacccacgtacctgggtagcacaaaagataaaaacagagacaaaagaatagggacgggacctgcatcagtgggagggagctgtgcaggaggaaaggtttccacacactaggaggcccCTTCACAGGAGGAGACTGTGGGTGACAGtgggggggagctttggagccacggaggacacGCAGCAACAGGGGTCAGAAGGGCAAAGCAGAcagattcccgcacggaggataggtgccgaccagcactcaccagcccgagaggcttgtctgctcacccgccggagcgggcgagggctgggagctgaggctcgggcttcagtcagatcccaggagaggactggggttggtggcgtgaacacaacctgaaggggttagtgcaccacgactagccgggagggagtctgggaaaaagtctggactgccgaagagacaagagacttcttcttgcctatttgtttcctggtgcgcgaggagaggggattaagagtgctgcttaaaagagctccagagacaggcatgagccgcggctatcagcgcggatcccagagacgggcatggatgctaaggctgctgctgcagccaccgagaagactgtgtgcaaacacaggtcactatccacacctcccctcatgggaccctgtgcagcctgccactgccagggtcccgtgatccagggacaacttccccgggagaacacacggtgtgcctcaggctggtgcaatgtcacgctggcctctgccactgtaGGCCCTCCATGCATCCATACCCTTCTCtagccccggcctgagtgagccagagcccccgaatcagctgctcctttaaccctgtcctttctcagtgaagaacagatgccctcaggtgacctacacacagaggcggggccaaatccaaagatgaaccCCGGGAGttatgtgaacaaagaagagaaagttcccccagcagcctcaggagcagaggattaaacctccacaataaacttgatgtaccctgcatctgtagaatacctgaatagacaacgaatgatcccaaattgaggaagtggactttgtgagcaaagatatatataattttttttcttctctttatgtagatgtgtatgtgtatgcttctgtgtgtgatattgtctctatagatttacttttaccatttttcctagggtCCTGTCTGTCCGTTatggttttttattattattactttaaaaaatttttttcttaatttttttattttaataactttattttattgtattttacattattttattttattttatcttgtttctgtctttctctctaaattttatcccttttattcaaagccatgtggatgaaaggctcttggtgttccAGACATGCAtgagggctgtgcctctgaggagggagagacaagatcaggacactggtccacaagggacctcccagttccacgtaATATTAAACAATAAAATCTCCCAGAGACTTTTATCtaaacacaaagacccagcttcactcaacaaccagaaaactacagtgctggacaccctataccaaacaactaggaagacaagaacacaaccacATCCATTAGCGGAG
This window harbors:
- the LOC137216891 gene encoding putative P2Y purinoceptor 10, with the protein product MGSNSTSNAENHCNVTNLTFQYSLYATTYILIFIPGLLANSAALWVLCRFISKKNKAIIFMINLSVADLAHVLSLPLRIYYYISHHWPFQRALCLLCFYLKYLNMYASICFLTCISLQRCFFLLKPFRARDWKRRYDVGISAAIWVIVGTACLPFPIMRSTDLANNTESCFADLGYRKMNAMALVGMITAAELAGFVIPVVIIAWCTWKTTISLRQPPVAFQGISERQKALRMVYMCAAVFFICFTPYHINFIFYTMVKETIISSCPIVQSSLYFHPFCLCLASLCCLLDPILYYFMASEFRDQLSRHGSSVTRSHLMSRESGSSMIG